From Mustela erminea isolate mMusErm1 chromosome 1, mMusErm1.Pri, whole genome shotgun sequence, a single genomic window includes:
- the LOC116571814 gene encoding olfactory receptor 7D2 yields the protein MEARNRTGILEFILLGLSEDPELQPFIFGLFLSMFLVTVLGNLLIILAICSDPHLHTPMYFFLSNLSLVDICFSTTIVPKVLLNIHTENKAISYMDCLSQVYFSMFFPILDTLLLTVMAYDRFVAICHPLHYTLIMNARLCGLLVFMTWFVGVMTSLLHISLMMHLSFCRDLEIPHFFCELTQILKLACSDTFLNSTLIYFMTGVLGVFPLVGILFSYSQIASSIRKMSSSGGKQKAFSTCGSHLSVVSLFYGTGVGVYFTSAVTHSPQQVSVASVMYTVVTPMLNPFIYSLRNKDVKGALGRLLSRVTSCL from the coding sequence ATGGAAGCAAGAAACCGAACAGGAATTTTAGAGTTCATCCTCCTTGGGCTCTCTGAGGATCCAGAACTACAGCCCTTCATATTTGGGCTGTTCCTGTCCATGTTCTTAGTCACTGTGCTTGGGAACTTGCTCATCATCCTGGCCATCTGCTCTGatccccacctccacacccccatgtacttcttcctctccaacctgTCTTTGGTCGACATCTGTTTCAGCACCACCATAGTGCCCAAGGTGCTGTTGAACATCCACACAGAGAACAAAGCCATCTCCTACATGGACTGCCTCTCGCAGGTCTATTTTTCCATGTTCTTTCCTATCCTGGACACTCTACTCCTGACTGTAATGGCCTATGACCGGTTTGTGGCCATCTGCCACCCCCTGCACTACACACTCATCATGAATGCCCGCCTTTGTGGCCTGCTGGTTTTTATGACCTGGTTTGTTGGTGTCATGACATCCCTTCTTCACATCTCTCTGATGATGCATCTAAGCTTTTGCAGAGATCTTGAAATTCCACATTTCTTCTGTGAACTGACACAGATTCTCAAGCTGGCCTGCTCTGATACCTTCCTGAACAGCACACTGATATACTTTATGACTGGTGTGCTCGGTGTTTTTCCCCTTGTTGGGATCCTTTTCTCCTACTCACAGATTGCTTCATCCATTAGGAAGATGTCTTCATCGGGGGGGAAGCAAAAAGCGTTTTCCACCTGTGGGTCTCACCTCTCagtagtttctttattttatgggACAGGTGTTGGGGTCTACTTCACTTCTGCAGTAACTCATTCCCCCCAGCAAGTCTCTGTGGCTTCGGTGATGTACACTGTGGTCACCCCCATGCTGAACCCCTTCATCTACAGCTTGAGGAACAAGGATGTGAAGGGTGCTTTGGGAAGGCTTCTCAGTAGAGTGACCTCTTGTTTGTGA